A genomic stretch from Puntigrus tetrazona isolate hp1 chromosome 6, ASM1883169v1, whole genome shotgun sequence includes:
- the LOC122347046 gene encoding E3 SUMO-protein ligase CBX4-like isoform X2, with amino-acid sequence MGYRKRGPKPKHLLLQVPSFARRSSVLTDLQEVSQGEDNQPKTTSDLVQSQQYQLNSKKHHPYQPNPKDKQGEARINGKKKHYYQLNSKKHHHYQPNPKMYDSLYQRIKETKVPELTDKEWNLSPALQQKWVQSKDSECLSKVRNITMELKKLPKLNGGADLNMNTNSDAKEDKAPPNGISSKLKIVKNKNKNGRIVIVMSKYMENGTQAAKIKKGTAASGEKRQAQDCKSCGTDESTEKIKHTKKQSLVKVIKKDSKAESACFRLSNGLSSYGGDNPKKTCSIVFEPNNSETSGSTGDYVSNEQPLQLTNKTSLTTVPIETSDQKGTQSTQYAPLILPQKRCYSKPDSDSGEAKRLLISQSTNAPSTDLSYSCNGTTHFSDHQHSARQDFEILDSNQDEPIDLSCVRSREEGKNPTHSQIGNSTLTGKAVVSAADQVEEDMKKTVQSFTPFLGNIIITDVTANCLTVTFKEYVTV; translated from the exons ATGGGTTATCGTAAACGGGGACCAAAACCAAAACATCTTCTCCTGCAG GTACCATCATTTGCTCGAAGATCCAGCGTTCTTACTGACCTTCAGGAGGTGTCACAGGGTGAGGATAACCAACCCAAAACAACTTCAGACCTTGTCCAAAGCCAGCAATACCAGCTTAACAGCAAGAAGCACCATCCCTACCAGCCCAACCCTAAAGACAAGCAAGGGGAGGCACGAATAAATGGGAAAAAGAAGCACTACTATCAGCTCAACAGCAAGAAACACCACCACTATCAACCGAACCCTAAAATGTATGACTCCCTGTATCAGAGGATCAAGGAGACTAAAGTTCCTGAGTTGACTGACAAGGAGTGGAACTTATCCCCAGCTCTACAGCAGAAATGGGTCCAGAGTAAGGATTCTGAATGCCTGAGTAAGGTGAGGAATATTACAATGGAGTTGAAAAAGCTCCCTAAACTAAATGGTGGAGCTGACTTAAACATGAACACAAACAGTGATGCAAAGGAAGACAAGGCACCGCCCAATGGAATAAGCAGCAAACTGAAGATCGTGAAGAACAAGAATAAAAACGGGCGCATTGTCATTGTCATGAGCAAATACATGGAAAATGGCACCCAGGCAGCTAAAATTAAGAAAGGAACAGCAGCTTCTGGAGAAAAAAGGCAAGCACAAGATTGTAAGTCCTGTGGAACAGATGAGAGCACAGAGAAGATAAAGCACACAAAGAAGCAAAGTCTTgttaaagtgattaaaaaggACAGTAAAGCTGAGTCTGCCTGTTTTAGGCTTTCCAATGGACTATCATCTTATGGAGGGGACAATCCTAAAAAAACATGCTCCATAGTGTTTGAGCCAAACAACTCCGAGACGTCTGGTAGCACTGGAGATTATGTATCTAATGAACAGCCCTTGCAactgacaaacaaaaccagtctgACTACAGTGCCTATAGAGACAAGTGATCAAAAAGGAACCCAATCTACTCAGTACGCCCCCCTTATCTTGCCTCAAAAGCGTTGTTACTCTAAGCCAGACAGTGACAGTGGGGAGGCTAAAAGGCTCTTAATTTCTCAAAGTACTAATGCTCCAAGTACTGATTTGTCTTACTCTTGTAACGGCACCACACACTTCAGTGACCATCAGCACTCTGCCAGGCAGGACTTTGAAATATTGGACTCCAACCAAGACGAACCCATAGACCTCAGCTGTGTAAGGTCAAGAGAAGAGGGAAAAAATCCCACACATTCTCAGATTGGAAACTCTACACTGACCGGGAAAGCGGTGGTCTCTGCAGCAGATCAAGTAGAGGAAGACAtgaaaaaaactgttcaaagcTTTACACCTTTTCTTGGGAATATAATAATCACAGATGTCACAGCAAACTGCCTTACAGTGACATTTAAAGAGTATGTTACAGTTTAG
- the LOC122347046 gene encoding E3 SUMO-protein ligase CBX4-like isoform X1: MELPAAGEHVFAVESIEKKRIRKGRCEYLVKWRGWSPKYNTWEPEENILDPRLLVAFQNRERQEQLMGYRKRGPKPKHLLLQVPSFARRSSVLTDLQEVSQGEDNQPKTTSDLVQSQQYQLNSKKHHPYQPNPKDKQGEARINGKKKHYYQLNSKKHHHYQPNPKMYDSLYQRIKETKVPELTDKEWNLSPALQQKWVQSKDSECLSKVRNITMELKKLPKLNGGADLNMNTNSDAKEDKAPPNGISSKLKIVKNKNKNGRIVIVMSKYMENGTQAAKIKKGTAASGEKRQAQDCKSCGTDESTEKIKHTKKQSLVKVIKKDSKAESACFRLSNGLSSYGGDNPKKTCSIVFEPNNSETSGSTGDYVSNEQPLQLTNKTSLTTVPIETSDQKGTQSTQYAPLILPQKRCYSKPDSDSGEAKRLLISQSTNAPSTDLSYSCNGTTHFSDHQHSARQDFEILDSNQDEPIDLSCVRSREEGKNPTHSQIGNSTLTGKAVVSAADQVEEDMKKTVQSFTPFLGNIIITDVTANCLTVTFKEYVTV, encoded by the exons ATGGAGCTGCCTGCCGCGGGTGAGCACGTATTCGCGGTGGAAAGCATCGAAAAGAAACGCATTAGAAAG GGAAGGTGTGAGTACCTGGTCAAGTGGAGAGGCTGGTCTCCCAA ATATAACACGTGGGAACCAGAGGAAAATATTCTGGACCCGAGACTTCTCGTCGCTTTCCAAAACAG GGAAAGACAAGAGCAGCTAATGGGTTATCGTAAACGGGGACCAAAACCAAAACATCTTCTCCTGCAG GTACCATCATTTGCTCGAAGATCCAGCGTTCTTACTGACCTTCAGGAGGTGTCACAGGGTGAGGATAACCAACCCAAAACAACTTCAGACCTTGTCCAAAGCCAGCAATACCAGCTTAACAGCAAGAAGCACCATCCCTACCAGCCCAACCCTAAAGACAAGCAAGGGGAGGCACGAATAAATGGGAAAAAGAAGCACTACTATCAGCTCAACAGCAAGAAACACCACCACTATCAACCGAACCCTAAAATGTATGACTCCCTGTATCAGAGGATCAAGGAGACTAAAGTTCCTGAGTTGACTGACAAGGAGTGGAACTTATCCCCAGCTCTACAGCAGAAATGGGTCCAGAGTAAGGATTCTGAATGCCTGAGTAAGGTGAGGAATATTACAATGGAGTTGAAAAAGCTCCCTAAACTAAATGGTGGAGCTGACTTAAACATGAACACAAACAGTGATGCAAAGGAAGACAAGGCACCGCCCAATGGAATAAGCAGCAAACTGAAGATCGTGAAGAACAAGAATAAAAACGGGCGCATTGTCATTGTCATGAGCAAATACATGGAAAATGGCACCCAGGCAGCTAAAATTAAGAAAGGAACAGCAGCTTCTGGAGAAAAAAGGCAAGCACAAGATTGTAAGTCCTGTGGAACAGATGAGAGCACAGAGAAGATAAAGCACACAAAGAAGCAAAGTCTTgttaaagtgattaaaaaggACAGTAAAGCTGAGTCTGCCTGTTTTAGGCTTTCCAATGGACTATCATCTTATGGAGGGGACAATCCTAAAAAAACATGCTCCATAGTGTTTGAGCCAAACAACTCCGAGACGTCTGGTAGCACTGGAGATTATGTATCTAATGAACAGCCCTTGCAactgacaaacaaaaccagtctgACTACAGTGCCTATAGAGACAAGTGATCAAAAAGGAACCCAATCTACTCAGTACGCCCCCCTTATCTTGCCTCAAAAGCGTTGTTACTCTAAGCCAGACAGTGACAGTGGGGAGGCTAAAAGGCTCTTAATTTCTCAAAGTACTAATGCTCCAAGTACTGATTTGTCTTACTCTTGTAACGGCACCACACACTTCAGTGACCATCAGCACTCTGCCAGGCAGGACTTTGAAATATTGGACTCCAACCAAGACGAACCCATAGACCTCAGCTGTGTAAGGTCAAGAGAAGAGGGAAAAAATCCCACACATTCTCAGATTGGAAACTCTACACTGACCGGGAAAGCGGTGGTCTCTGCAGCAGATCAAGTAGAGGAAGACAtgaaaaaaactgttcaaagcTTTACACCTTTTCTTGGGAATATAATAATCACAGATGTCACAGCAAACTGCCTTACAGTGACATTTAAAGAGTATGTTACAGTTTAG